A stretch of Myxococcus hansupus DNA encodes these proteins:
- a CDS encoding Hsp33 family molecular chaperone HslO: MSDELVSGLLKKTDLRVVLASTTELSRQARATHHTAPAAAVLLSQALTAAALMGALQKNDSRINIQLECDGPLRGLFVDGDTSGLVRGYVKNTLVEYAGGDGQYHWRPVLGNKGFLSVLRDLGGGEYYRSSVDLEAFDLAGDLERYFRQSDQLPSHVMLAQLPEGGDAEPLGHVAGLLVQPLPSADMAAFAELGERLRRDFAPALQAHGAEGGAAVLRALLPEEDFEVMSRYPLRFGCSCSKDRVLRALLAMGREELTDLLEKEGQAEATCQFCTTRYVIPGDEIRGMLERGAI, from the coding sequence ATGTCCGACGAGCTTGTCAGTGGATTGTTGAAGAAGACGGACCTGCGCGTGGTGTTGGCCTCCACCACGGAGCTGTCGCGTCAGGCGCGTGCCACCCACCACACCGCGCCCGCCGCCGCCGTGCTCCTGTCGCAGGCCCTCACCGCCGCCGCCCTGATGGGGGCCCTTCAGAAGAACGACTCGCGCATCAACATCCAACTGGAATGTGATGGGCCGTTGCGCGGGCTCTTCGTGGACGGGGACACCTCCGGGCTCGTCCGCGGGTACGTGAAGAACACGCTCGTGGAGTACGCCGGCGGCGACGGCCAGTACCATTGGCGTCCGGTGCTGGGGAACAAGGGCTTCCTGTCCGTGCTGCGCGACCTGGGCGGGGGCGAGTACTACCGCTCCTCGGTCGACCTGGAGGCCTTCGACCTGGCCGGCGACCTGGAGCGTTACTTCCGCCAGTCGGACCAGCTCCCGTCGCACGTGATGCTGGCGCAGCTTCCGGAGGGTGGAGACGCGGAGCCCCTGGGCCATGTCGCCGGCCTGCTCGTCCAGCCGCTGCCGAGCGCGGACATGGCCGCCTTCGCGGAGTTGGGGGAGCGGCTTCGCCGGGACTTCGCGCCGGCGCTGCAGGCGCATGGGGCGGAAGGCGGCGCGGCCGTGCTGCGCGCGCTGCTGCCCGAAGAGGACTTCGAGGTGATGTCTCGCTACCCGCTGCGCTTTGGTTGTTCGTGCAGCAAGGACCGGGTGCTGCGCGCGCTGCTGGCCATGGGCCGTGAGGAATTGACGGACCTGTTGGAGAAGGAAGGACAGGCGGAGGCGACGTGCCAGTTTTGCACGACGCGGTATGTCATTCCTGGAGATGAAATCCGCGGCATGTTGGAACGCGGCGCCATTTGA
- a CDS encoding ATP-binding protein has translation MSTKRYSEADLRTVIEPFRNPVVVLADGRVLAANDAYVAMVGLAREHVEGRSAMDFVQPEDRSRLIERYRRVEAGAPLDASAQLFQVPCANGVTREVAVLTSRLELEGGGSALLLNCIPTEGRPPEMSVAERLVETSAGLVSAHSEDAVRRVALKGLEAAGFRARLLRWEGEGLVARDGAQLPEDAQLGLESLADGRPVFGGAEHSAPSHVYLPVGGPQTEVLWVAGHWVAPHHGSVLMLFAKVVSAALTDARVQADSARGRWEMESVAQVARFVAQPSPPSQEDFLARVASLLQASAAALHVSLPPEGALALSSHVGLEASADAARLTAVLVGRAEGALSSPAQEASLAELSGGRLGTGAVVCLTRGGEVCGALQVLRAPGHAFDARDLQLLGTLSELLVSLLEQRRLRTESARQLSETRLLLDLARTTSGVLETSSILDVAADFLVRLLDVSNCYILLYDESARVLRGAAASIAHRDFFRTVVLPLHGDGLTARVARDRRPIAVEDVSTAEGGFNSELAHRFDEKAILALPLTSREELIGVVVVDDTRGPRAFGPELIELAEATCGQLALSIANARLYESLWASYAELAATRAEMVKRERLAALGELSAIVAHEVRNPLGVIFNAVASLRRLLVPGGDAAMLLDILGEESDRLNRIVGDLLDYTRPRDPVLQQEDLGRVLQDSLEAARMQGGGADRSILIQSDVEPGLPPVPMDRRLIRQALVNVAVNAIQSMPQGGLVQVRARREAHAGREQLRIDVVDQGPGIPAELLHRVFEPFFTTKAQGTGLGLAVVRRILEEHRGEIAVDSIPGRGTTFTFRLPLSQPPSFP, from the coding sequence ATGAGTACCAAGCGCTACAGCGAGGCGGACCTTCGGACCGTCATCGAGCCTTTCCGCAACCCCGTGGTGGTGTTGGCGGACGGGCGCGTGCTCGCCGCCAACGACGCGTACGTCGCCATGGTGGGCCTGGCGCGGGAGCACGTCGAAGGCCGCTCCGCCATGGACTTCGTCCAGCCGGAGGACCGCAGCCGGCTCATCGAGCGCTACCGGCGGGTGGAGGCTGGCGCCCCGCTCGACGCCAGCGCGCAGTTGTTCCAGGTGCCGTGTGCCAACGGCGTCACGCGGGAGGTGGCCGTCCTCACGTCCCGGCTCGAGCTGGAGGGCGGCGGCTCCGCGTTGCTGCTCAACTGCATCCCCACGGAGGGGCGGCCTCCGGAGATGTCGGTGGCCGAGCGGCTGGTGGAGACCTCCGCGGGGCTGGTCTCCGCGCACTCCGAGGACGCGGTGCGCCGCGTCGCGCTGAAGGGGTTGGAGGCCGCGGGCTTCCGGGCCCGCCTGCTGCGCTGGGAAGGGGAGGGGCTGGTGGCCCGCGACGGGGCGCAGCTCCCCGAGGACGCTCAACTGGGCCTGGAGTCGCTCGCGGACGGGCGGCCCGTGTTCGGTGGCGCGGAGCACTCCGCTCCCAGCCACGTCTACCTGCCCGTGGGCGGCCCTCAAACCGAGGTGCTGTGGGTGGCGGGCCACTGGGTGGCGCCGCACCATGGCTCGGTGCTGATGCTCTTCGCCAAGGTGGTGAGCGCCGCGCTGACGGACGCGCGGGTGCAGGCGGACAGCGCGCGCGGCCGCTGGGAGATGGAGTCGGTGGCGCAGGTGGCGCGCTTCGTCGCGCAGCCTTCGCCGCCCTCGCAGGAGGACTTCCTGGCGCGCGTCGCGTCCCTGCTGCAGGCCAGCGCCGCGGCCCTGCACGTGTCGCTGCCTCCAGAGGGCGCGCTGGCGCTGTCGTCCCATGTGGGGCTGGAGGCGTCGGCGGACGCCGCGCGGCTCACGGCCGTGCTGGTGGGCCGCGCGGAGGGCGCGTTGTCCTCGCCCGCGCAGGAGGCGTCCCTGGCGGAGCTGTCCGGCGGCAGGCTCGGGACGGGCGCGGTGGTGTGTCTGACGCGCGGCGGAGAGGTGTGCGGCGCGCTCCAGGTGCTGCGCGCGCCGGGCCACGCCTTCGACGCGCGGGACCTGCAACTGCTGGGCACGTTGTCGGAGCTGCTGGTCTCGCTGTTGGAGCAGCGCCGCCTGCGCACGGAGTCCGCGCGGCAGCTCTCGGAGACGCGCCTGCTCCTGGACCTCGCGCGCACCACGTCGGGGGTGCTGGAGACGTCGAGCATCCTGGACGTGGCGGCGGACTTCCTCGTCCGGCTGTTGGACGTGTCCAACTGCTACATCCTCCTCTACGACGAGAGCGCCCGGGTGCTGCGCGGCGCCGCGGCGTCCATTGCCCACCGGGACTTCTTCCGCACCGTGGTCCTGCCGCTGCACGGAGATGGGCTGACGGCGCGCGTGGCCCGGGACCGCAGGCCCATCGCCGTGGAAGACGTGTCCACGGCGGAGGGAGGCTTCAATTCGGAGCTCGCGCACCGCTTCGACGAGAAGGCGATTCTCGCGCTGCCGCTGACCTCGCGCGAGGAGCTCATCGGCGTGGTGGTGGTGGACGACACGCGCGGGCCGCGGGCCTTCGGGCCGGAGCTGATTGAGCTGGCGGAGGCCACGTGTGGCCAGCTCGCGCTGTCCATCGCCAATGCGCGCCTGTACGAGTCGCTGTGGGCCAGCTACGCGGAGCTGGCGGCCACGCGCGCGGAGATGGTGAAGCGGGAGCGGCTGGCCGCGCTGGGCGAGCTGTCCGCGATTGTCGCCCACGAGGTGCGCAACCCGCTGGGCGTCATCTTCAACGCGGTGGCGTCGCTGCGCCGGCTGCTGGTCCCCGGCGGGGACGCGGCCATGCTGCTGGACATCCTGGGTGAGGAGAGCGACCGGCTCAACCGCATCGTCGGGGACCTGCTGGACTACACGCGCCCCAGGGACCCCGTGCTCCAGCAGGAGGACTTGGGGCGCGTGCTCCAGGACTCGCTGGAGGCGGCGCGCATGCAGGGCGGCGGGGCGGACCGCTCCATCCTCATCCAGTCCGACGTGGAGCCCGGGTTGCCGCCGGTGCCCATGGACCGCCGCCTCATCCGGCAGGCGCTGGTCAACGTGGCCGTCAACGCCATCCAGTCCATGCCGCAGGGCGGGCTGGTGCAGGTGCGCGCGCGCCGCGAGGCCCATGCGGGGCGCGAGCAGCTTCGCATCGACGTGGTGGACCAGGGCCCGGGCATCCCTGCCGAGCTGCTCCACCGCGTCTTTGAACCCTTCTTCACCACCAAGGCCCAGGGCACCGGCCTGGGCCTGGCCGTCGTCAGGCGCATCCTCGAGGAGCACCGGGGCGAAATCGCCGTGGACAGCATCCCGGGTCGCGGTACCACCTTCACCTTCAGGCTGCCTCTGTCGCAGCCTCCGTCCTTCCCATGA
- a CDS encoding sigma-54-dependent transcriptional regulator — protein MTEAHTPPSRGRLLVVDDQRNMRATTALLLRAEGYTVFEAATGEEALAQLGSGSIDLLLTDLKMEPMDGLTLLRRALEVAPRLQVIMMTAFGSIESAVEAMRLGAYDYVTKPFKESELRYRVERALERARLQRDVDNLTTDFNQRHGLSALVGRSAAMRELTTRLFRVAQSDATVLIHGESGTGKELVARALHAHSRRKARSFVPVNCAAISESLLESELFGHAKGAFTGAVKSRRGLFEEADGGTLFIDEVTETSPTFQSKLLRALQEGEVRRVGESTALRVDVRIVAATNRDIELEVRDKRFRQDLYYRLNVVALRVPPLRERLEDVPALAEHFLERANARSPNPKSLSSAAVSHLMSYGFPGNVRELENLVEQAAALAEAHELLPEDFPLRQGRMTPAHGTPSVAFLDGQGGGLGRSAQSGPTLAQVVEEAERHAITQALERHGVDLARVADELGVSSTTLWRKMKRLNLRPPSELARE, from the coding sequence ATGACCGAAGCGCACACTCCGCCGAGCCGAGGCCGTCTCCTCGTCGTGGATGACCAGCGCAACATGCGCGCCACCACCGCCCTGCTGCTCCGGGCGGAGGGCTACACCGTCTTCGAGGCCGCCACCGGTGAGGAGGCCCTGGCCCAGCTCGGGAGCGGCAGCATCGACCTGCTGCTGACGGACCTGAAGATGGAGCCCATGGACGGGCTCACGCTGCTGCGTCGCGCGCTGGAGGTGGCGCCCCGGCTCCAGGTCATCATGATGACGGCCTTCGGCTCCATCGAGAGCGCCGTGGAGGCCATGCGGCTGGGGGCCTACGACTATGTCACCAAGCCCTTCAAGGAGAGCGAGCTGCGCTACCGCGTGGAGCGCGCCCTGGAGCGCGCGCGCCTGCAGCGCGACGTGGACAACCTCACCACGGACTTCAACCAGCGCCACGGCCTCTCCGCGCTGGTGGGCCGCAGCGCCGCGATGCGGGAGCTCACCACGCGGCTCTTTCGCGTGGCGCAGAGCGACGCCACCGTCCTCATTCACGGCGAGAGCGGCACGGGCAAGGAGCTGGTGGCCCGCGCGCTCCATGCCCACAGCCGCCGCAAGGCGCGCTCCTTCGTGCCCGTCAACTGCGCCGCCATCAGCGAGTCCCTGCTGGAGAGCGAGCTCTTCGGCCACGCCAAGGGCGCCTTCACCGGCGCGGTGAAGTCCCGCCGCGGCCTCTTCGAGGAGGCGGATGGCGGCACGCTCTTCATCGACGAGGTGACGGAGACGAGCCCCACCTTCCAGTCGAAGCTGCTGCGCGCGCTCCAGGAGGGCGAGGTCCGCCGCGTGGGCGAGTCCACCGCGCTGCGCGTGGACGTGCGCATCGTCGCCGCCACCAACCGCGACATCGAGCTGGAGGTGCGCGACAAGCGCTTCCGCCAGGACCTCTACTACCGCCTCAACGTGGTGGCCCTGCGCGTGCCGCCGCTGCGGGAGCGCCTGGAGGACGTGCCCGCGCTGGCCGAGCACTTCCTGGAGCGCGCCAACGCGCGCAGCCCCAACCCCAAGAGCTTGTCCTCGGCCGCGGTGTCGCACCTGATGAGCTACGGCTTCCCGGGCAACGTGCGCGAGCTGGAGAACCTGGTGGAGCAGGCCGCCGCGCTCGCGGAAGCCCACGAGCTGCTCCCCGAGGACTTCCCCCTGCGCCAGGGCCGCATGACGCCGGCCCATGGCACCCCCAGCGTCGCGTTCCTGGACGGGCAGGGTGGGGGGCTGGGGCGCTCGGCCCAGTCCGGGCCCACGCTGGCCCAGGTGGTGGAAGAGGCGGAGCGTCACGCCATCACCCAGGCCCTGGAGCGCCACGGCGTGGACCTGGCGCGCGTCGCGGACGAACTCGGCGTTTCCTCCACCACCCTCTGGCGGAAGATGAAACGGCTCAACCTGCGGCCACCCAGTGAGCTGGCTCGGGAGTAG
- a CDS encoding Leu/Phe/Val dehydrogenase, protein MSYFTQLLEGGYEAVHLLSDSKTGLRAIVGMHNTRLGPGLGGTRALSTYTSEEEAVADALRLARGMTYKAALAGLPHGGGKAVIMLPRGDFDRARLFESFGRAVESLGGRYITTEDSGTSPDDMEHVRQHTKYVVGLKERSGDPSPVTAYGVARAMEATAKHVFGSPDLKGLRVTVLGVGHVGMYLVKELHERGAQVWVSDINPASVQHAVTHYGATAVEADALHRMEADIFAPCALGGAINDATLPLLNVKAVCGAANNQLLTSRHGEHLARRGILYVPDYAANAGGLINVAQEWAGYDRDKAYSRASHIFDTIDTVLTRAKESGLRPEQVADRMVEERLSA, encoded by the coding sequence ATGAGCTACTTCACGCAGTTGCTGGAGGGCGGCTACGAAGCCGTCCACCTGTTGAGCGATTCCAAGACGGGGCTGCGTGCCATTGTCGGCATGCACAACACGCGGCTGGGGCCTGGGCTGGGCGGCACCCGCGCGCTGTCGACCTATACGAGCGAGGAGGAAGCGGTCGCGGACGCGCTGCGTCTGGCGCGCGGAATGACATACAAGGCCGCGCTGGCCGGGCTGCCCCATGGAGGCGGCAAGGCGGTCATCATGCTGCCTCGCGGCGACTTCGACCGTGCAAGGCTTTTCGAGTCCTTTGGCCGCGCGGTGGAGTCGCTGGGTGGGCGCTACATCACCACCGAGGACAGCGGTACCAGCCCGGACGACATGGAGCACGTGCGCCAGCACACGAAGTATGTCGTTGGCCTCAAGGAGCGCAGCGGGGACCCGTCGCCGGTGACGGCGTATGGCGTGGCGCGCGCCATGGAGGCCACGGCGAAGCACGTCTTCGGCAGCCCGGACCTGAAGGGCCTGCGCGTCACGGTGCTGGGCGTGGGCCACGTGGGCATGTACCTGGTGAAGGAGCTGCACGAGCGCGGCGCCCAGGTGTGGGTGAGCGACATCAACCCCGCCAGCGTGCAGCACGCCGTGACGCACTACGGCGCCACCGCGGTGGAGGCCGATGCGTTGCATCGCATGGAGGCGGACATCTTCGCCCCGTGTGCGCTGGGAGGCGCCATCAACGACGCCACCTTGCCGCTGCTCAACGTCAAGGCGGTGTGCGGCGCGGCCAACAACCAGCTCCTCACCTCGCGCCACGGCGAGCACCTGGCGCGGCGGGGCATCCTGTACGTGCCCGACTACGCGGCCAACGCGGGCGGCCTCATCAACGTGGCCCAGGAGTGGGCGGGGTATGACCGGGACAAGGCGTACTCCCGGGCCTCGCACATCTTCGACACCATCGACACGGTGCTGACCCGGGCGAAGGAGTCAGGGCTGCGCCCCGAGCAGGTGGCGGACCGGATGGTCGAGGAGCGGCTGAGCGCCTGA
- the selB gene encoding selenocysteine-specific translation elongation factor has translation MIIGTAGHIDHGKTSLVKVLTGIDTDRLKEEKRRGITLELGFAHLTLDDGAVAGVVDVPGHERFVKAMAAGAGGVDLAVLVVAADEGVMPQTREHLDICRLLGVKAGVIALTKSDTLAELGPEWRALVEADLASLTVGTFLEQAPVVACSSRSGEGLDALRAALSRAAAALPERPLEGPSFLPVDRVFSMKGFGTVVTGTLLSGALAVEDAVSLLPGLPGPLRVRGVQRHGEAVGRVTAGQRAAVNLVGVEPEALHRGMVLVRAGELPETAMLDVALTLLPAAPAPLPRRTKLLLHLGTAQVEATVALLDVERLEPGETTLAQLRLASPVGALVGQRFILRGARALPGRGATVAGGHVLSIASTRRRKGSAALVAPLLEADPGAQVAWLLRQAGYRGLTQPELFGRSALGPRVLTRTLELLGARGGALLVDRERRLYLSGEVFEGLQGRALSLLATFHEREPLRDSLSREELRQRLSAPLDARVFQRVLQALVEGGRVELEREGVRLKGRGRTLTLGESAARTRLAVELSAAGLAPPTLSELEQKLQLPEARLKELLGVLVAEGVVVRVTEGLWFEARALTALRERLVAHLREKKEITTQDFKEMVGQSRKFVIPLSEYFDREKVTLRVGEKRVLRRG, from the coding sequence ATGATTATCGGGACGGCGGGCCACATCGACCATGGCAAGACGTCCCTGGTGAAGGTGCTCACCGGCATCGACACCGACCGGCTGAAGGAAGAGAAGCGCCGTGGCATCACCCTGGAGCTGGGCTTCGCCCACCTGACGCTGGATGACGGCGCGGTGGCGGGCGTGGTGGATGTGCCCGGTCACGAGCGCTTCGTGAAGGCCATGGCCGCCGGCGCTGGCGGCGTGGACCTGGCCGTCTTGGTGGTGGCCGCGGACGAGGGCGTGATGCCCCAGACGCGCGAGCACCTGGACATCTGCCGGCTGCTGGGCGTGAAGGCGGGGGTCATCGCGCTCACCAAGTCGGACACGCTGGCGGAGCTCGGCCCGGAGTGGCGCGCACTGGTGGAGGCGGACCTGGCCTCGCTCACGGTGGGGACCTTCCTGGAGCAGGCGCCCGTGGTGGCGTGCTCGTCGAGGTCCGGCGAGGGCCTGGACGCGCTGCGCGCCGCGCTCTCCCGCGCCGCGGCGGCCCTGCCCGAGCGCCCGTTGGAAGGCCCCTCTTTCCTCCCGGTGGACCGCGTCTTCTCCATGAAGGGCTTTGGCACCGTGGTGACGGGCACGCTGCTGTCCGGCGCGCTGGCGGTGGAGGACGCGGTGTCACTGCTGCCGGGCCTGCCCGGTCCCTTGCGCGTGCGCGGCGTGCAGCGTCACGGCGAGGCGGTGGGCCGTGTGACGGCGGGGCAGCGCGCGGCGGTGAACCTGGTGGGCGTGGAGCCGGAGGCGCTGCACCGGGGCATGGTGCTGGTGCGCGCGGGCGAGCTCCCCGAGACGGCGATGCTGGACGTGGCGTTGACGCTGCTGCCCGCGGCGCCCGCGCCGCTGCCGCGCCGCACGAAGCTGCTGTTGCACCTGGGCACCGCGCAGGTGGAGGCCACGGTGGCGCTGCTGGACGTGGAGCGCCTGGAGCCCGGCGAGACGACGCTGGCGCAGCTCCGGCTGGCCTCGCCGGTGGGCGCGCTCGTGGGGCAGCGCTTCATCCTGCGGGGCGCCCGGGCACTGCCGGGGCGCGGCGCCACGGTGGCGGGGGGGCACGTCCTCTCCATCGCGTCCACCCGGCGGCGCAAGGGCAGCGCGGCGCTGGTGGCGCCCCTGCTGGAGGCGGACCCTGGGGCGCAGGTGGCGTGGCTGCTGCGTCAGGCGGGCTACCGGGGGCTGACGCAGCCGGAGCTGTTCGGCCGCTCGGCGCTGGGGCCTCGGGTGCTGACGCGCACGCTGGAGTTGCTGGGCGCGCGGGGCGGCGCGCTGCTCGTCGACCGGGAGCGGCGGCTGTATCTCTCCGGTGAAGTCTTCGAGGGCTTGCAGGGCCGGGCCCTGTCGCTGCTGGCCACGTTCCATGAGCGCGAGCCCCTGCGTGACAGCCTGTCGCGCGAGGAGCTGCGGCAGCGGTTGTCCGCGCCCCTGGATGCGCGGGTGTTTCAGCGCGTGTTGCAGGCCCTGGTGGAAGGAGGCCGGGTGGAGCTGGAGCGAGAGGGGGTGCGCCTCAAGGGGCGCGGCCGCACGCTGACCCTGGGAGAGAGTGCCGCCCGGACGCGGCTGGCGGTGGAGCTCTCCGCGGCGGGGCTCGCGCCTCCCACGCTCTCCGAACTGGAGCAGAAACTCCAGCTTCCGGAGGCCCGGCTGAAGGAGTTGCTGGGCGTCCTGGTGGCGGAGGGCGTGGTGGTGCGCGTGACGGAGGGGCTCTGGTTCGAGGCCCGGGCCTTGACGGCCTTGCGCGAGCGTCTGGTTGCCCACCTGCGTGAGAAGAAGGAGATTACCACCCAGGACTTCAAGGAGATGGTCGGGCAAAGCCGCAAGTTCGTCATCCCCCTGTCCGAGTACTTCGACCGGGAGAAGGTGACGCTCCGGGTGGGAGAGAAGCGGGTGCTGCGTCGCGGATGA
- a CDS encoding phosphoribosyltransferase, which yields MWPPCGPLSMTGPHTPQPEFTAVATKRAAPGPKAPSKPTEKASSKKSPVPSSRGQAEKLVSIPKDLVLAPQVEAPRQPTGKDQSRGRSASSGVKELTWKEFDRAVQQLAGSIQETFEPQVVVGVAHGGVFVGGALAGALGCPFFPVRISRRSRDRSSGAPKSSKAPQVSEEMPAELKGRRVLIVDDVASSGDTLELASALAREAGAKKVATACLVTKPGGFSPDYSALSTASLMVFPWDYEPSTGDVRFDEDPDKAGA from the coding sequence ATGTGGCCACCGTGCGGCCCTTTGAGTATGACGGGGCCGCACACACCCCAGCCGGAGTTCACCGCCGTGGCGACCAAGCGGGCAGCGCCCGGGCCCAAGGCCCCGAGCAAACCCACCGAGAAGGCCTCTTCGAAGAAGTCTCCTGTTCCGTCGTCGCGGGGGCAGGCGGAGAAGCTCGTCTCCATCCCAAAGGACCTCGTGCTGGCGCCCCAGGTGGAAGCGCCGCGCCAGCCCACGGGGAAGGACCAGTCACGGGGCCGCTCCGCGTCCTCGGGGGTGAAGGAGCTGACCTGGAAGGAGTTCGACCGCGCCGTGCAGCAGCTCGCCGGTTCCATCCAGGAGACCTTCGAGCCCCAGGTGGTGGTGGGCGTGGCCCATGGAGGCGTCTTCGTGGGTGGGGCGCTGGCCGGGGCGCTCGGCTGCCCGTTCTTCCCCGTGCGCATCAGCCGCCGGAGCCGGGACCGGAGCAGCGGGGCGCCGAAGTCGTCGAAGGCGCCCCAGGTCTCCGAGGAGATGCCCGCCGAGCTGAAGGGCCGCCGCGTGTTGATTGTGGACGACGTGGCCTCCAGCGGCGACACGCTGGAGCTGGCCAGCGCGCTGGCCCGTGAGGCGGGCGCGAAGAAGGTGGCCACCGCGTGCCTGGTGACGAAGCCGGGCGGCTTCTCGCCGGACTACTCCGCGCTCTCCACCGCGTCGCTCATGGTCTTCCCGTGGGATTACGAGCCGTCCACGGGCGACGTGCGCTTCGACGAGGACCCGGACAAGGCCGGCGCATGA
- a CDS encoding GNAT family N-acetyltransferase, with product MGFAESPWVVRPGRLEDHAVFARLFLELGVDDPPPPESMWAAELAPLALLAEGPRGVEAYGVAESLGTFGYVSQLVVAPSARGKGLGRTMMAHLAEHLRAQGCARWGLNVKRDNVPALALYTSLGMRPVREATTLRVTRAHLDALPPASPEGRLVPVTREDCDALTEAFRMVPGKLACFVARASHRVLGLVDSRAPGRQWLGMMDLRASGPTLFPFFAVSPAHARTLLEDAFLRMGEGVSSLNVALMDDAPLVQRLRDAGAQTRLETFQLQGPLPDAGP from the coding sequence GTGGGTTTCGCGGAATCGCCGTGGGTGGTGCGTCCAGGTCGGTTGGAGGACCACGCCGTCTTTGCCCGGCTCTTCTTGGAGCTCGGGGTGGATGACCCCCCACCTCCTGAGTCCATGTGGGCGGCGGAGCTCGCGCCCCTCGCCCTGCTCGCGGAGGGCCCCCGGGGTGTTGAGGCCTACGGCGTGGCGGAGTCCCTGGGGACTTTCGGGTACGTGAGCCAGTTGGTGGTGGCCCCGTCCGCGCGAGGGAAGGGGCTGGGGCGGACGATGATGGCGCACCTGGCCGAGCACCTGCGCGCACAAGGGTGTGCCCGCTGGGGCCTCAACGTGAAGCGGGACAACGTGCCCGCGCTCGCGCTCTACACCTCGTTGGGCATGCGGCCGGTGCGCGAGGCCACCACGCTGCGGGTGACGCGGGCGCACCTGGACGCGCTTCCCCCTGCGTCACCCGAGGGGCGCCTGGTGCCGGTGACGCGAGAGGACTGCGACGCGTTGACGGAGGCCTTCCGGATGGTGCCCGGCAAGCTGGCGTGCTTCGTGGCCCGTGCGTCGCACCGGGTGCTGGGGCTCGTCGACTCGCGGGCGCCCGGGCGCCAGTGGCTGGGGATGATGGACCTGCGCGCCTCCGGGCCCACCCTGTTCCCCTTCTTCGCCGTGTCACCCGCGCATGCGCGGACGCTGCTGGAGGACGCCTTCCTCCGGATGGGGGAGGGCGTGTCCTCCCTGAATGTCGCGCTGATGGACGACGCGCCGCTGGTGCAGCGGCTCCGCGACGCGGGGGCGCAGACGCGTCTGGAGACATTCCAGCTCCAGGGCCCGTTGCCAGACGCCGGGCCCTGA